GTTTTccatgctgcagctgctgtgccAGGAGGACTCCATGCGATCTGTGATGTTCAGGCACTCCAAGGGCTACTACCGGTACAGCTGCCTGAGCCGCACATTTTTACGTGAAGATTTCGAAGCGCACAAGGAGCTCTGCAACGAGGGTGACGGCACGTCGTTCGTGAGCTGCCAGGGTCCGGCGCAAGACACGCACGTCTACGTCTTCTCCGCGCTGTCTCTGGTGATGGGCGCGCTCACCGCTGTGCTTGTGGTCACTTACACGCGGAGCAGGTCGTCTTTGCTTTGAGGCATTGCGTGGGTCCTGCCCCCGCTGATTCACGCCTGACCTTTGCGACGCAGTCGTGGCACCTAATCACGTCCATGTCGCACACTTTTTACTGCTCCGGCGCGCCAACGATGAAGAATTATGTCTTTTTGTACGGCATCTAtctgtcgtcgctgctgaCTGCGGCGGAGCGCAGAGTCGGCCAGCCCGTTCCCCACTCGCCGAGCTCGCCTCCGGTGGGTCGTTCCGCATCTGTGGCATCCCATCCGCACTTCAAGCCTAAGGTGAGGGGCTCTTTCATATACCGGGAGGAGCTCGACGCCTGCCCCAACCTGCTGAACCTCCTGGAGAGCTCCACCGAGGAAGGTCCGAAATGGAAATTCGTGCTCCACGTCGTGACGTGCACGCTGTGCATGGTTGGCAGCTGCTGCCTCATATTCCTGAGCCTGCTCCAGACCGGCCGCTTATTTTCGCAGGTAAGGTGCCGTGCCGTTTGTATTTCATGTCGCCTCAGGGGATGTGGAGCCTGAAGTTCTACCAAAGCGGCGGCTTCTGCATCCTTGGCGCCGCGTTTGCGGGTCTGCTGCTTGGCATGTGCCTAGGTTTCAGCCTCGGCACATACTATATGGCCTATCTGATCTCTGGATTCATGTTGTTGGGTGCCGCGGTAATCTACGTGGGGCGTCGTGGCGCCGTCCTCGGGGCAGTTGGCGGCACGATAGTTGGCCTCACGCTAGGCGTGTCCCACTCCGGGTCCGTGAGCGCCGTAGTGGTGGAGGGTGTCCTCTGCCTGTTCGCCGGGATCGCCATAGGGTTCATTCCTATCTTCCCCAACCTGAAGATAAACGTTCGCTACATCCAACACGGAGTGCGTGCCAACGCAATGCTCGGTGTTTCGCAATGATCGCGCATCGTCCGGAGCAACTAAAGTATAAAATTACGATGTATAATGTTCGCGGCGCGCGCCAGACCTGCTAGGCGCGTCGATTTGACGCAGTGTCAATAAAAGTACTTGTGCTCCTCCGGCCAGCTGAACGTGTACCTCTGCCTCAGTATGGCCAGCGAGTATCCCACAGAATCCTGTATCTTGGCCGTGTACCTCGGGTGCTCCTGTTTGAGCTGAGCGTATCGCTCCAGCACGTGCTTGATGTGCTTGTCGATGTT
This sequence is a window from Babesia bigemina genome assembly Bbig001, chromosome : I. Protein-coding genes within it:
- a CDS encoding membrane protein, putative, coding for MSHTFYCSGAPTMKNYVFLYGIYLSSLLTAAERRVGQPVPHSPSSPPVGRSASVASHPHFKPKVRGSFIYREELDACPNLLNLLESSTEEGPKWKFVLHVVTCTLCMVGSCCLIFLSLLQTGRLFSQGMWSLKFYQSGGFCILGAAFAGLLLGMCLGFSLGTYYMAYLISGFMLLGAAVIYVGRRGAVLGAVGGTIVGLTLGVSHSGSVSAVVVEGVLCLFAGIAIGFIPIFPNLKINVRYIQHGVRANAMLGVSQ